Proteins from one Nitrospira sp. SG-bin1 genomic window:
- a CDS encoding acetyltransferase yields MSHSIRRATLHDLNRLVPLFDAYRQFYGQPSDLIIARQFLSDRFVRNESVVLIAEDGAGRAVGFAQLYPTFSSILVAPMYVLSDLFVIPDARRRDVGTQLLKSAAETARANGAVRVELATAITNAPAQRLYEALG; encoded by the coding sequence ATGTCCCATTCAATCCGGCGAGCAACGCTTCATGATCTCAATCGACTCGTTCCCCTCTTTGATGCTTACCGCCAATTCTATGGACAACCTTCTGATCTGATTATTGCCAGGCAATTCTTGAGCGATCGTTTTGTTCGGAATGAGTCGGTGGTCCTCATAGCTGAAGACGGCGCTGGGAGGGCGGTTGGTTTTGCGCAGCTGTACCCAACCTTTTCATCCATCCTTGTCGCGCCGATGTATGTGCTCAGCGACTTGTTCGTCATACCTGACGCCAGGCGGCGAGATGTAGGGACTCAATTGCTCAAGTCGGCTGCCGAAACGGCTCGTGCCAACGGCGCGGTTCGTGTCGAATTAGCAACCGCGATTACAAACGCTCCCGCCCAACGACTCTATGAAGCCTTGGGATGA
- a CDS encoding ribose 1,5-bisphosphate isomerase, protein MAKPRPAPLRERDITRQIAREYYKEFDQLIESDVIIVGAGPSGLICAHDLAATGFRTVLIEQSLALGGGFWSGGYLMNKATICEPANEILEEIGVPCKKINECEGMYMVDPPHATGALIAAAYTAGAKIMNLTRVVDLILRQEGLLEGVVVNSTTAEMAGHDIIHVDPIALESKIVVDATGHDAVLVELLHKRNLYNKVPGNGAMWVARSEEEVMDRTGEVYPNCFVIGLAVAAVYGTPRMGPAFGSMLLSGRYGAELIKKKLKSE, encoded by the coding sequence ATGGCCAAACCACGACCAGCCCCGTTACGTGAACGAGATATCACCCGGCAGATTGCCCGGGAATACTATAAAGAGTTTGATCAACTGATCGAAAGCGACGTCATTATCGTCGGCGCGGGACCATCGGGCCTTATTTGTGCCCATGACCTGGCGGCAACGGGATTTCGCACCGTCCTCATCGAGCAAAGTTTGGCCCTGGGAGGAGGTTTCTGGTCCGGCGGGTATCTCATGAATAAGGCCACCATCTGCGAACCGGCAAATGAAATCCTCGAAGAGATCGGGGTGCCTTGCAAAAAGATCAATGAGTGCGAGGGGATGTATATGGTCGATCCGCCGCACGCCACAGGAGCCTTGATCGCCGCCGCATACACAGCGGGCGCCAAGATCATGAACCTCACACGCGTGGTGGATTTGATCCTACGCCAGGAGGGCCTATTGGAGGGAGTCGTCGTCAACAGCACCACCGCCGAGATGGCGGGGCATGACATCATCCACGTCGATCCCATCGCTCTTGAGAGCAAGATCGTCGTGGATGCCACCGGCCACGATGCGGTGCTGGTCGAGCTCCTTCACAAGCGGAATCTGTATAATAAGGTACCGGGAAACGGCGCCATGTGGGTCGCACGATCCGAAGAAGAAGTCATGGACCGCACCGGAGAGGTGTATCCCAATTGCTTCGTCATCGGATTGGCCGTCGCCGCCGTGTATGGCACGCCACGAATGGGGCCTGCCTTCGGCTCGATGCTGCTGTCCGGTCGGTACGGAGCAGAGTTAATTAAGAAAAAGCTGAAAAGCGAATAG
- a CDS encoding glycine cleavage system protein T, with the protein MKQSRLHQQHAQLGATFQDITGWEMPAHYGDVVAEHRAVRQAVGIADLSHRGKLRVTGEDRVKWLQSVISNDILPLQPGHGRYSSLLTHKGKMLTYFRLYIQTEAVTLEDVGEIGEITFQALRKFLLYGTKAKMENCAESWGLLLISGPKATHVVQSAFGVEVTDLKPVDFVTAQIGGHHALVLCTEETGEIDIEVLLPADSLLTAWTSAMQAGAKFGIKAIGTHAREALRIEAGIPKAGPDLNEEIVPPEANLEGKAFSLSKGCYPGQEVVARMDTYGNVRRKLVGLVLKDSVVPPHGAKLYSGDREVGWISSAVRSPQLNQVIALGFPLRDFSKPDTALSIEIGGRRHEATVHTLPFHTKQHQLTQSD; encoded by the coding sequence ATGAAACAGTCTCGCCTTCATCAGCAACATGCCCAACTCGGAGCGACGTTTCAGGATATCACGGGCTGGGAAATGCCGGCTCATTATGGCGATGTCGTGGCCGAACATCGCGCGGTCCGCCAGGCAGTGGGGATCGCCGACCTCTCCCATCGCGGCAAGCTCAGGGTCACGGGCGAAGATCGTGTGAAGTGGCTGCAAAGCGTCATCAGCAACGATATCCTTCCTCTCCAACCGGGGCACGGCCGCTATTCCAGCTTGTTAACCCACAAAGGCAAGATGCTCACGTACTTCCGCCTGTACATACAGACTGAAGCGGTCACGCTGGAAGACGTGGGCGAGATCGGGGAAATCACGTTCCAAGCCCTACGCAAATTCCTGCTCTACGGGACCAAAGCCAAGATGGAGAACTGTGCCGAGAGCTGGGGGCTGCTGTTGATCAGCGGACCAAAGGCCACCCATGTGGTGCAATCCGCGTTCGGCGTGGAGGTTACGGACTTGAAGCCGGTCGATTTTGTCACGGCGCAGATCGGCGGCCATCATGCCCTGGTGTTATGCACCGAAGAAACGGGAGAGATCGACATCGAGGTGCTGCTTCCTGCGGATAGTCTCTTGACCGCATGGACCAGTGCCATGCAGGCCGGTGCGAAGTTCGGCATCAAAGCCATCGGCACCCACGCGCGGGAAGCCTTGCGCATCGAAGCCGGCATCCCGAAGGCCGGGCCGGATTTGAACGAAGAGATTGTGCCGCCCGAAGCGAATCTTGAAGGCAAGGCCTTCAGCCTGAGCAAAGGGTGTTATCCGGGGCAAGAAGTCGTGGCACGCATGGATACCTACGGCAATGTACGCCGCAAGTTGGTCGGGCTGGTCTTGAAAGATTCCGTTGTTCCACCGCATGGAGCCAAACTGTATAGCGGCGACCGTGAAGTGGGCTGGATCAGCAGTGCCGTCCGTTCGCCGCAGCTGAATCAGGTGATCGCGCTCGGGTTTCCACTTAGGGATTTTAGTAAGCCAGACACTGCTCTCTCAATCGAAATCGGCGGCCGGCGACACGAGGCCACGGTCCACACCCTACCCTTCCATACGAAGCAGCATCAACTTACCCAAAGCGACTGA
- a CDS encoding phosphomethylpyrimidine synthase ThiC (catalyzes the formation of 4-amino-2-methyl-5-phosphomethylpyrimidine from 5-amino-1-(5-phospho-D-ribosyl)imidazole and S-adenosyl-L-methionine in thiamine biosynthesis): protein MPTSPLTTTPLPASRKVYIEGAQPGIRVPMREISLTQTKGANGTKSDNAPVVIYDTSGPYTDPAVMIDVRKGLHPLRRPWVLSRQDVEELSEVSSIYGRMRAADAKLAELRFQHIRRPLRAKPGRNVTQLHYARKGIVTPEMEFIAIRENQAHYATSASASHNGHGGGVKQHPGFAWGANIPRVITPEFVRDEVARGRAIIPSNINHPESEPMIIGRNFLVKINSNIGNSAVASSIEEEVEKMIWSTRWGADTVMDLSTGKNIHETREWIIRNSPVPIGTVPIYQALEKVNGKAEDLTWEIFRDTLIEQAEQGVDYFTIHAGVRLAYVPMTAKRMTGIVSRGGSIHAKWCLAHHQENFAYTHFEEICEIMKAYDVAFSLGDGLRPGSIADANDEAQFAELETLGELTKIAWHHDVQVMIEGPGHVPMHMIQANMEKQLESCHEAPFYTLGPLTTDIAPGYDHITSGIGAAMIGWYGCAMLCYVTPKEHLGLPTREDVKTGVITYKIAAHAADLAKGHPGAQARDNALSKARFEFRWEDQFNLSLDPETARQFHDETLPDNAAKVSHFCSMCGPHFCSMKITQDVRDYAAQLQIDEQQAIQIGMQEKAEEFKKTGSEIYR from the coding sequence ATTCCAACTTCTCCATTGACCACCACGCCCCTTCCGGCATCGCGCAAAGTGTACATAGAGGGTGCGCAGCCCGGTATCCGTGTTCCAATGCGGGAAATCAGTCTGACCCAGACCAAAGGCGCGAATGGGACGAAATCAGACAATGCTCCCGTCGTGATCTATGATACCTCGGGTCCTTACACCGATCCCGCCGTCATGATCGACGTTCGGAAGGGACTTCACCCGTTACGCCGCCCCTGGGTACTCAGCCGCCAAGACGTGGAAGAACTTTCGGAGGTGAGCTCGATCTACGGACGCATGCGGGCGGCTGATGCGAAGTTGGCCGAACTTCGGTTTCAGCACATCCGCCGACCCTTGCGAGCCAAACCTGGACGAAACGTGACCCAGCTGCACTATGCACGAAAAGGCATCGTCACGCCGGAGATGGAATTTATCGCCATCCGTGAGAACCAAGCGCACTACGCAACATCCGCGTCTGCATCCCACAATGGTCACGGCGGTGGCGTGAAGCAGCATCCCGGCTTTGCCTGGGGTGCAAATATTCCTCGCGTGATCACCCCGGAGTTCGTGCGCGATGAGGTCGCCCGTGGCCGGGCGATCATCCCATCGAACATCAATCATCCGGAAAGCGAGCCGATGATCATCGGGCGGAACTTCCTCGTGAAGATCAACTCCAACATCGGCAATTCCGCAGTCGCTTCCTCGATCGAAGAGGAAGTCGAGAAAATGATCTGGTCAACCCGCTGGGGAGCCGATACCGTGATGGACTTGTCGACCGGCAAGAATATTCACGAGACACGCGAATGGATCATTCGTAACTCACCGGTGCCGATCGGAACGGTCCCGATCTACCAAGCACTCGAAAAAGTGAACGGCAAGGCAGAGGACCTGACATGGGAAATTTTCCGCGATACGCTGATCGAACAGGCGGAACAGGGCGTCGATTACTTTACGATTCACGCCGGCGTGCGCCTGGCCTATGTGCCGATGACCGCGAAGCGCATGACCGGCATTGTGTCGCGCGGCGGATCGATCCACGCGAAATGGTGCCTGGCCCACCATCAGGAAAACTTCGCCTATACTCACTTTGAAGAGATCTGCGAAATCATGAAGGCCTACGATGTCGCCTTCAGTCTCGGTGACGGACTTCGACCGGGATCGATCGCGGATGCGAACGACGAAGCGCAGTTTGCCGAACTCGAGACCTTGGGCGAGCTGACCAAGATTGCTTGGCATCATGATGTGCAGGTGATGATCGAAGGACCGGGCCATGTGCCCATGCACATGATTCAGGCGAACATGGAAAAACAACTCGAATCCTGTCATGAGGCTCCTTTTTACACCTTAGGTCCCTTGACGACCGACATTGCCCCCGGCTACGACCACATTACCTCGGGGATCGGCGCCGCCATGATCGGTTGGTACGGCTGCGCCATGCTCTGCTATGTCACTCCCAAGGAACATTTAGGGTTGCCGACCCGGGAGGACGTCAAGACGGGTGTCATCACCTATAAAATTGCCGCGCATGCAGCGGACCTGGCCAAAGGCCATCCCGGCGCCCAGGCGCGGGATAATGCCCTATCAAAGGCGCGATTCGAGTTTCGCTGGGAAGACCAATTCAATCTGTCGCTCGACCCGGAAACGGCACGCCAGTTCCATGACGAAACGCTTCCGGACAATGCAGCCAAGGTTTCGCATTTCTGCTCGATGTGCGGTCCTCACTTCTGCTCCATGAAAATCACGCAAGATGTTCGAGACTACGCCGCCCAGTTGCAGATCGATGAACAGCAGGCGATTCAAATCGGCATGCAAGAGAAGGCCGAAGAATTTAAGAAAACCGGTTCCGAGATTTACCGGTAG
- a CDS encoding signal peptidase II — MCGGDPLSASGLRNLALSSVTGAIILLDQLTKQQIMQTMRLHESIPIIPNLFSLTYIRNPGAAFGLLAGSSNAFRMVFFGLTSIFALGLLGTILARMPEQDWVGRISVAGILGGAIGNLIDRLRFGEVIDFLDVYIDHYHWPAFNVADSAITVGVIFLIIHFAFEKRADPPTESETSSVP, encoded by the coding sequence ATGTGTGGAGGCGATCCGTTGAGTGCCTCAGGCCTCCGCAATCTGGCGCTCTCGTCGGTAACCGGTGCCATTATTCTCCTGGATCAGCTGACCAAGCAGCAGATCATGCAGACGATGCGCTTACATGAATCCATTCCCATTATTCCCAATCTTTTCAGTCTGACATACATCCGGAATCCCGGGGCGGCCTTCGGTCTCTTGGCCGGAAGCAGTAATGCATTTCGGATGGTCTTCTTCGGGTTGACGTCGATTTTCGCTCTTGGATTGTTGGGTACGATCCTGGCGCGGATGCCGGAGCAGGACTGGGTGGGGCGGATCAGTGTCGCCGGGATTCTCGGCGGGGCGATCGGAAACTTGATCGATCGGCTCCGTTTCGGCGAAGTCATCGATTTTCTAGATGTCTACATCGACCACTACCACTGGCCTGCGTTCAATGTAGCGGACTCAGCGATTACCGTCGGGGTCATCTTCCTCATCATTCACTTTGCGTTTGAAAAACGGGCAGACCCCCCTACCGAATCGGAGACCTCCTCCGTTCCGTAA
- a CDS encoding globin — MSTHEQQDSVSVTPYEAAGGIEGITKLVDEFYVNMDTLQEAKIIRNMHPPDLTDARKKLTYFLCGWLGGPRLFQQHYGPISIPGAHKRFPIGYEERDAWLLCMQRALAVQPYSAELKDYLLAALSIPAERVRQVNAGEI; from the coding sequence ATGTCCACGCACGAACAACAAGACAGCGTCAGTGTGACCCCTTATGAGGCGGCCGGCGGGATCGAAGGCATCACCAAGTTGGTCGATGAATTTTACGTCAACATGGATACGTTGCAGGAAGCGAAGATCATTCGAAACATGCACCCCCCTGATCTCACCGATGCACGTAAGAAATTGACGTACTTCCTCTGTGGTTGGCTCGGCGGCCCGAGGCTGTTTCAACAGCACTATGGGCCGATCAGCATTCCCGGCGCGCATAAACGGTTCCCTATTGGCTACGAAGAACGCGATGCCTGGCTCTTATGCATGCAGCGAGCCCTTGCCGTCCAGCCGTACAGTGCCGAATTGAAGGACTATCTCTTGGCTGCGCTCAGTATTCCAGCCGAACGAGTCCGGCAAGTGAATGCCGGAGAAATTTAG
- a CDS encoding DUF4440 domain-containing protein yields MLKQRIEAVTKTNQIFYDAFESLDIAKMDAIWAHQEYVTCIHPGWTIRSGWPAVRDSWVLIFNNTFSMKFELTDVMVQVAGDMAWVICVENLTTQQSDEPQQAKVLATNLFELIGDEWLMIHHHGSPVMG; encoded by the coding sequence GTGCTAAAACAGCGTATCGAAGCCGTCACGAAAACCAACCAGATATTCTACGATGCTTTTGAGAGTCTCGACATTGCGAAAATGGACGCGATCTGGGCCCATCAAGAATATGTCACCTGTATTCATCCGGGTTGGACCATCCGTTCCGGATGGCCCGCCGTCCGTGATTCCTGGGTGTTGATCTTCAACAACACCTTTTCGATGAAGTTCGAGCTCACCGATGTGATGGTCCAGGTGGCGGGCGATATGGCATGGGTCATCTGCGTCGAGAATCTCACCACCCAACAATCCGACGAACCGCAACAAGCCAAGGTCCTCGCGACGAACCTATTCGAACTCATCGGCGATGAATGGTTGATGATCCATCACCACGGGTCGCCGGTGATGGGGTGA
- a CDS encoding histidine kinase, with product MNTTGHQTDTTDRPDKKAILVAITDLFFYTKVRDALRQPEYQLEKARTQQDIVDKALSANPGAIIFNMNDLTLDAFQALEKLHADPRLKSIPTLAFANHEEVETWNRAKALGVTKIVSRNEFSARTKELVEEVINNHVIKS from the coding sequence ATGAACACAACGGGGCACCAGACGGACACGACAGACCGACCGGACAAGAAAGCGATTCTGGTCGCCATCACCGATCTGTTCTTCTACACCAAAGTGCGAGACGCGTTACGACAACCGGAATACCAGCTTGAAAAAGCACGTACGCAACAGGACATTGTCGACAAGGCCTTGTCGGCGAACCCGGGCGCGATCATCTTCAATATGAACGACCTGACCCTCGACGCTTTTCAGGCGCTGGAAAAGCTGCACGCCGACCCGCGGCTGAAAAGCATTCCGACGCTGGCTTTCGCCAATCATGAAGAAGTCGAGACCTGGAATCGTGCCAAAGCGCTCGGCGTGACGAAGATCGTTTCCCGCAATGAATTTTCGGCTCGCACGAAGGAGCTGGTGGAAGAGGTCATCAACAACCATGTCATCAAGTCATAA
- the ileS gene encoding isoleucine--tRNA ligase (IleRS; catalyzes the formation of isoleucyl-tRNA(Ile) from isoleucine and tRNA(Ile); since isoleucine and other amino acids such as valine are similar, there are additional editing function in this enzyme; one is involved in hydrolysis of activated valine-AMP and the other is involved in deacylation of mischarged Val-tRNA(Ile); there are two active sites, one for aminoacylation and one for editing; class-I aminoacyl-tRNA synthetase family type 1 subfamily; some organisms carry two different copies of this enzyme), with the protein MDYKSTLNLPKTDFPMKANLPQREPDMLAWWGQQKLYDQIQAMGQGRPRYVLHDGPPYANGRIHIGHALNKILKDIIVKSKTMAGFHAPYMPGWDCHGLPIEHQVMKELGDKKKDLDVSAIRRLCRDYAERFVNTQREEFKRLGVFGEWDHPYLTMTPGYEATIVREFGKFVERGGVYKGLKPVLWCMQDQTALAEAEVEYDDHTSPSIYVKFPLVTSPSVLTQTFPGVSFPERITLVSVVIWTTTPWTLPANQAVCLHRDFDYAFVQVGDELLIVAEKLLDSVAKACAIESYRVVGVKKGGDGFEGLETQRPLSTGLSPILLGEFVTLDQGTGCVHIAPGHGMEDYLLVLEHNAKASPGERLEILAPVDNSGRFTAVVKEFAGQQVLKANPKIVEYLHANGRLLGHGSLRHSYPHCWRCKNPVIFRATEQWFVSMETNDLRTETLAEIERVRWIPGYGRDRINGMIENRPDWCLSRQRVWGVPIPGFTCEGCRHVLADPVVIEHIATLMESKGADVWFERAAVDLLPAGTTCPKCGGTTFEKERDILDVWFESGVSYAAVLKPRKWWPADLYLEGSDQHRGWFHSALLAGVTTDHRAPYGAVLTHGFVVDGQGKKMSKSAGNVVAPQDVIKQSGAEILRLWVAAQDYREDLRISQEILNHLIEAYRKIRNTSRFLLSNLYDFDPATQAVPYAQLPELDRWALLRLAELITKVRRAYEEFEFHSIFHALNNFCSVDLSAIYLDILKDRLYTFRADSPLRRGSQTVLLEIVVTLAKLMAPILSFTADEIWRTLPERGRRATLSVHLAPFPEVESAWRDERLATRWDKLLTYRTRVQGELEARRRDKVIGSSLEAHVRIEAGPDDYRFLEPYAGELSTIFIVSRVTLKQGMGQSDIQITVEKSDAAKCERCWNYREAVGKDVTHPTLCERCVEAIR; encoded by the coding sequence ATGGATTACAAATCAACTCTCAATCTCCCGAAAACCGATTTCCCGATGAAGGCCAATCTGCCGCAGCGGGAGCCGGACATGTTGGCCTGGTGGGGTCAGCAGAAACTCTATGACCAGATTCAAGCCATGGGGCAGGGGCGGCCTCGGTATGTGTTACATGACGGTCCTCCCTACGCCAACGGTCGTATCCACATCGGCCACGCTTTGAACAAAATTTTGAAGGACATCATCGTCAAGTCAAAGACCATGGCGGGCTTCCACGCTCCCTATATGCCGGGATGGGATTGCCATGGGTTGCCCATCGAGCATCAAGTCATGAAGGAGTTGGGGGACAAAAAGAAAGACCTCGATGTTTCCGCCATTCGCCGGCTTTGTCGTGACTATGCCGAGCGATTTGTGAACACGCAGCGGGAAGAGTTCAAGCGGCTCGGGGTGTTTGGAGAGTGGGATCATCCCTATCTCACGATGACTCCGGGCTATGAAGCCACGATCGTTCGTGAGTTCGGTAAATTCGTCGAGCGCGGCGGGGTCTACAAGGGCCTCAAACCGGTGCTCTGGTGCATGCAAGATCAAACGGCCTTGGCGGAGGCGGAAGTCGAGTACGATGACCATACTTCTCCGTCGATCTACGTCAAGTTCCCCCTCGTGACCTCACCGTCCGTATTGACACAAACCTTTCCCGGCGTGTCTTTCCCTGAAAGAATCACACTGGTCTCCGTCGTCATCTGGACGACCACCCCATGGACCCTTCCTGCGAACCAAGCCGTCTGCCTTCACCGCGATTTCGACTATGCCTTTGTTCAAGTCGGCGACGAGTTGCTCATTGTGGCGGAGAAGCTTTTGGACAGCGTCGCGAAGGCCTGTGCGATCGAGAGCTATCGTGTGGTCGGTGTGAAAAAAGGCGGAGACGGATTCGAAGGCTTGGAGACGCAACGGCCGTTGTCCACAGGGCTGTCACCGATCCTGCTCGGTGAATTTGTGACGCTCGATCAAGGGACCGGTTGCGTGCATATCGCGCCGGGACATGGAATGGAAGACTATCTCCTCGTGTTGGAGCACAATGCCAAGGCGTCACCCGGTGAGCGCTTGGAGATTCTGGCGCCGGTCGATAACAGCGGACGGTTCACGGCGGTCGTGAAGGAATTCGCCGGCCAACAGGTCTTGAAGGCGAATCCGAAGATCGTCGAGTATCTTCATGCGAACGGGCGTTTGCTCGGGCATGGCTCACTCCGGCATTCGTATCCCCACTGTTGGCGGTGCAAAAATCCGGTGATTTTCCGTGCGACCGAACAGTGGTTCGTGTCGATGGAAACCAACGATTTACGAACAGAGACGTTGGCGGAGATCGAGCGGGTCCGATGGATTCCCGGCTATGGCCGTGATCGGATCAACGGAATGATTGAAAACCGGCCGGATTGGTGTCTCTCGCGTCAGCGTGTGTGGGGCGTGCCGATCCCAGGCTTCACCTGCGAAGGGTGTCGTCATGTGCTTGCCGATCCGGTTGTAATCGAACATATTGCCACGTTGATGGAATCCAAAGGCGCCGATGTCTGGTTTGAGCGAGCGGCTGTCGATCTCTTACCCGCGGGAACGACCTGTCCGAAGTGTGGGGGAACCACGTTTGAGAAGGAGCGCGACATTCTCGACGTCTGGTTTGAATCCGGGGTGAGCTATGCGGCCGTGTTGAAACCGAGGAAATGGTGGCCGGCCGACCTGTACCTTGAAGGGTCCGACCAACATCGAGGATGGTTCCATAGCGCGCTGCTGGCCGGTGTGACGACGGATCATCGCGCGCCCTATGGAGCGGTGTTGACCCACGGCTTTGTCGTGGACGGGCAGGGCAAGAAGATGTCCAAGTCGGCAGGAAACGTCGTGGCGCCGCAAGACGTCATCAAACAATCGGGGGCGGAAATCCTCCGTCTGTGGGTGGCGGCTCAAGACTATCGGGAAGATCTCCGTATCTCACAGGAGATCCTGAATCATCTGATCGAGGCCTATCGAAAGATCCGCAATACGTCCCGGTTCTTATTGAGCAATCTGTATGATTTCGATCCGGCGACGCAGGCCGTTCCATATGCGCAGCTGCCGGAATTGGACCGATGGGCCTTGTTGCGCCTCGCGGAGCTGATCACGAAAGTGCGCCGAGCCTACGAAGAGTTTGAGTTTCACTCCATCTTCCATGCCCTGAACAATTTCTGCTCGGTGGATCTCAGCGCGATCTATCTCGACATCCTGAAGGATCGGCTCTATACCTTCCGAGCCGACTCGCCGTTGCGCCGAGGATCGCAGACGGTGCTGTTGGAAATTGTGGTGACCCTGGCCAAGCTCATGGCGCCGATTCTGAGTTTTACCGCCGATGAAATTTGGCGAACGTTGCCGGAGCGTGGTCGCCGGGCAACGTTGAGCGTACATCTTGCACCGTTTCCAGAGGTCGAGTCTGCCTGGCGCGACGAACGTTTGGCGACCAGGTGGGACAAGCTGCTTACGTATCGAACCCGCGTACAGGGAGAGTTAGAAGCCCGCCGTCGAGACAAGGTGATCGGATCGTCGCTCGAGGCACACGTCCGCATTGAGGCGGGACCCGACGACTATCGATTCCTGGAGCCGTATGCGGGTGAGCTCAGCACCATTTTTATCGTGTCGCGCGTAACCCTGAAGCAAGGGATGGGACAATCGGATATTCAGATCACCGTCGAGAAGTCAGATGCCGCGAAGTGCGAACGCTGCTGGAACTATCGAGAAGCTGTCGGCAAGGATGTGACCCATCCCACCCTATGCGAACGATGTGTGGAGGCGATCCGTTGA
- a CDS encoding quinolinate synthase codes for MTEYQTLSAEELYRRTVAAKQVLGERVMILGHNYQRDEVIQHADFRGDSLLLAKLAAERSERPYIVFCGVHFMAETADILSRSRQTVILPDMAAGCSMADMAAIEQVDQCWEALGRVVPVEETVMPAVYVNSAAVLKAFCGEHGGITCTSSNAKAVIEWCWARREKILFFPDEHLGRNTANKMGIPREQMIVWDPYQPNGGNTRDAITRAKLILWKGHCSVHQMFQAVHVDHFRKQYPDGKVIVHPECHEDVVNKADLIGSTEFIIRTVTAAPAGTVWAVGTELNLVNRLKHELTDKKVFFLSSTVCQCATMFRIDAAHLCWAMENLADGHVVNRIVVPDDDKHWAKVALDRMMAIS; via the coding sequence ATCACCGAGTATCAGACGCTGTCTGCGGAGGAACTCTACCGACGGACGGTTGCGGCCAAGCAAGTGCTTGGCGAGCGCGTCATGATCCTCGGTCATAACTACCAACGGGATGAGGTGATCCAACACGCCGATTTCCGTGGCGATTCGCTTTTGCTGGCCAAACTGGCCGCCGAACGGTCCGAACGGCCCTACATCGTCTTTTGCGGCGTCCACTTTATGGCCGAGACGGCCGATATCCTCAGTCGCTCTCGGCAAACGGTGATTTTGCCCGATATGGCTGCGGGCTGCTCGATGGCAGATATGGCGGCTATCGAACAGGTCGACCAATGTTGGGAAGCGTTGGGGCGTGTGGTTCCGGTGGAAGAGACGGTGATGCCGGCGGTCTATGTGAATTCGGCGGCGGTGCTCAAGGCATTTTGTGGTGAGCATGGAGGGATCACCTGCACATCCTCCAATGCCAAAGCCGTCATTGAATGGTGCTGGGCCAGGCGAGAAAAGATCCTCTTTTTCCCCGATGAACATTTGGGGCGTAATACGGCGAACAAGATGGGAATTCCCCGCGAGCAGATGATCGTGTGGGACCCCTATCAACCCAACGGCGGAAATACCAGGGACGCCATCACACGAGCCAAACTCATCTTATGGAAAGGTCATTGCAGCGTTCATCAAATGTTTCAAGCCGTCCATGTGGACCACTTCCGCAAACAGTACCCGGACGGCAAGGTCATCGTCCATCCCGAATGCCATGAGGATGTGGTGAATAAGGCGGATCTCATCGGATCGACCGAATTCATTATTCGAACGGTGACTGCCGCGCCGGCCGGTACCGTGTGGGCGGTCGGGACGGAGTTGAATCTCGTCAATCGATTGAAACATGAACTTACCGATAAGAAAGTATTCTTCCTATCCTCTACGGTCTGTCAGTGTGCCACCATGTTTCGAATCGATGCGGCCCATCTCTGTTGGGCCATGGAGAATCTGGCCGATGGCCATGTCGTCAATCGTATTGTGGTGCCGGACGACGACAAACATTGGGCAAAAGTCGCGCTCGACCGCATGATGGCCATCAGTTAA